One Capricornis sumatraensis isolate serow.1 chromosome 8, serow.2, whole genome shotgun sequence genomic region harbors:
- the KCNJ5 gene encoding G protein-activated inward rectifier potassium channel 4 codes for MAGDSRNAMNQDMEIGVTPRDPKKIPKQARDYIPIATDRTRLLSEGKKPRQRYMEKSGKCNVHHGNVQETYRYLSDLFTTLVDLKWRFNLLVFTMVYTITWLFFGFIWWLIAYIRGDLDHVGDREWIPCVENLSGFVSAFLFSIETETTIGYGFRVITEKCPEGIVLLLVQAILGSIVNAFMVGCMFVKISQPKKRAETLMFSNNAVISLRDEKLCLMFRVGDLRNSHIVEASIRAKLIKSRQTKEGEFIPLNQTDINVGFDTGDDRLFLVSPLIICHEINEKSPFWEMSRAQLTQEEFEVVVILEGMVEATGMTCQARSSYMDTEVLWGHRFTPVLTLEKGFYEVDYNTFHDTYETNTPSCCAKELAEMKREGRLLQYLPSPPLPGGCVGAELGAEAEPEGEEEPEGLSGSQETKGSALEVQEEDGQTLQLSWRWGASGVWRLTGFRSADLDLERCQKFRSQNCGGLLTTMAELSADL; via the exons ATGGCTGGCGATTCTAGGAATGCCATGAACCAGGATATGGAGATTGGGGTCACTCCCAGGGACCCTAAGAAGATTCCCAAACAGGCCCGAGATTACATCCCCATTGCCACCGACCGCACGCGCCTCCTGTCAGAGGGCAAGAAGCCGAGGCAGCGCTACATGGAGAAGAGCGGCAAGTGCAACGTCCATCACGGCAACGTCCAGGAGACCTACCGCTACCTGAGCGACCTCTTCACCACCCTGGTGGACCTCAAGTGGCGCTTCAACCTGCTTGTCTTCACCATGGTCTACACCATCACCTGGCTGTTCTTCGGGTTCATCTGGTGGCTCATTGCTTACATCCGGGGTGACCTGGACCACGTCGGGGACCGGGAGTGGATCCCTTGTGTAGAGAACCTCAGCGGCTTCGTGTCTGCCTTCCTGTTCTCCATCGAGACAGAGACCACCATCGGGTACGGCTTTCGGGTGATCACGGAGAAGTGTCCGGAGGGCATCGTCCTCCTGCTGGTTCAGGCCATTCTCGGCTCCATCGTCAACGCCTTCATGGTGGGGTGCATGTTCGTCAAGATCAGCCAGCCCAAGAAGAGAGCTGAGACCCTCATGTTTTCCAATAATGCCGTCATCTCACTTCGAGACGAGAAGCTCTGTCTCATGTTCCGGGTGGGCGACCTCCGCAACTCGCACATCGTGGAGGCCTCCATCCGCGCCAAGCTCATCAAGTCCCGGCAGACCAAGGAGGGCGAGTTCATCCCCCTGAACCAGACCGACATCAATGTGGGCTTCGACACGGGGGACGACCGCCTCTTCCTGGTTTCCCCGCTCATCATCTGTCACGAAATCAACGAGAAGAGCCCTTTCTGGGAGATGTCACGGGCCCAGCTGACCCAGGAGGAATTCGAGGTCGTGGTCATCCTGGAAGGGATGGTGGAGGCCACAG GCATGACTTGCCAAGCACGGAGCTCCTACATGGATACCGAGGTGCTCTGGGGCCACCGGTTCACACCAGTCCTCACCTTGGAAAAGGGCTTCTATGAGGTGGACTACAACACGTTCCACGACACCTATGAAACCAACACGCCCAGCTGCTGTGCCAAAGAGCTGGCAGAAATGAAGCGGGAAGGCCGGCTCCTGCAGTACCTCCCCAGCCCTCCACTGCCAGGGGGCTGCGTTGGAGCAGAGCTGGGTGCAGAGGCGGagccagagggagaggaagagcctGAGGGTCTGAGTGGGTCCCAGGAGACCAAGGGCTCTGC CCTGGAGGTGCAGGAAGAGGACGGACAGACGCTGCAGCTGTCATGGAGATGGGGCGCATCAGGAGTGTGGAGGCTGACAGGCTTCCGATCAGCTGACCTAGACCTGGAGAGATGTCAGAAGTTCCGGTCACAGAACTGTGGAGGCCTCCTCACCACCATGGCAGAGCTCTCGGCTGACCtttga